CAAGGCCTACTACCACTACGTGAGTTTGATCTTTTGTAACCTTTGGTAAAGTTGAACCCATCGTAAATCTTCCTTTCTTGTCAGCCTTCCAATATAAATTGTCCTCCTTGGAAtttagttctttgtattttcCCAGAATATTGAATAGCTCAGCCACTCTGTTGATTTCCCAATCATTCAGATGTCTTCTAAACCTTAGGTCCCACCCTTGGCTGTCTCTCATTTCTCTAATTGTGGATAACTTTTGAAGACTTAAAATCTAAGCTGCAtggactctccaaaaatgttgccGCACCCGTGTCGGATCCTTcaaaaaatacactatttttggaggatccgacatGCACCCGTTGACATTTTTGatgagtccgagcaacatagcttaaaatgaacaaatcagGGAACTTGTTCTTCAGAATTTCCTGTCCCACCCACACATCTTCCCAAATCAGCGTCTTTCCCCCTTATTTATCATGTTTCTGAACATATTACGGAGTTGAGAGTCAATCTTACGTCAGGAAATGTTTTTGTTGCCAAAGTCTTGTGGTTGCAAATCCAGTTGTAGATGTTACAGAGAATAGTTTCCTTTGATTTGCATGTATGTACTTTTCTGAATGCCCATTCTATTCATAGGTAAAGAAGAGGTTGGGAATCGACATGAGGCGTTCTATGGTTCTTCACCTTTGCCCGCCAACTCTTCACATCATCATCATGCCCAACTAATGCCAGCACCCAATAAAGCTGCGGTGATGGAAGAGCGTCATTACGTGATGGGTCCTGATCTTAGTGATCAGCCTTTGGATTTTGCACCTCGTTTTAGTCATGAGCATGACCGGCATTCCCAACCCTATTATGTTCGTGCTGATTCAGGAGGTTCTGTGGGGGGTGCTGATCCTGTTTCAACAATGCCTTCCAATTATGTGTGGCCTTCTTCTGCTGCTCCTGGTTCTGCATATCCTCCTCTTCCTCCAATGCCTCCAGTTGGGTCTCAGGTTTTAGTTTTAACTTCAAAGTTAACTTAAACCCAATGATGCTGTGATTGAGCTTTCCTGTTATCACTTACATACCGCAGGTTGATCCTTCTGTTGTTGGAGCTTCTCCAGCCCCTGAACATACTGCATCACTCTTTGGAAGGGCACAGAGTTCAAGCTTCCATCCCACTGTCCCGTCAGTTGGTGCACATTTTGGTGTTGGTTCAGGGGCCGCTCTGCATCCTGCAGCAGCTTTTCCTGCTGATGCATATGGGATTTCTGATCGCCCTAAGAAGGTTTGTACACTAGTTCTATGGGCTTTCAATTTGTaaacccttaaccctaaactATAGAGTAATGATTCATCTGTATTATTTGTCTGGTCTTTTCTAGGCTGCTGTTCCAAACTGGCTTAGAGAGGaaataataaagaagaaagCTGTCATTACAACTTCAACTGCAGAGCTTCCAAAGGAGGATTCTCAATCTATTGAAGATGAAGGTGTCAATAAATCTTATCGGAAAGGTGACCAGGCTGATAGCAAAAGCATTGATTCTTCAAGGTCAAccgaggatgatgatgatgatgaggtcGTTTACTTTTCCTTGATTACTCATTTGACAGAAGATGTGcttttttgttgaatttgtttCGTCTAAGAAGTCTGTTTACTTGGTTTAATACCCTTTATCGGACTATACTGTTCCAATGTATTTATAGGGTTGGAGCTTTCCCCTTTCTAATTCTTCTTGAGTTATTCCTATTTCCTTTTGGGTAGTCTTTAATTATTATCTTATTCACATCATTCTAAGTGTAGGCTTACCTGAATTTTTATTGGTCCATGCAGGTTGAGGTGGAAGCAGCACGAACTGCAGCAATGAATCAAGAAATAAAGCGTGTCCTAACTGAAGTTCTTTTAAAGGTTATTGATGATAAATATGTGATCAATTTCTTTACGTGGTTTTTGCAGATGTATTGACTGGATGCTGTTTTTACAGGTTACTGATGAGCTATTTAATGAGATTGCGACAAGGGTTCTTAGCGAAGAGGATCTCTCTGTTGATGGTTGGTGTCTCCTATTTCAATTCCTTTCCTCTTTAAATTTTGTTCCTTCTCCTTACCTTTGCACTCAGGTTATTTATATTTGAGACTAAGTTATTCTTCTTCCTCCCTTAAGTTGAGCAAAAAACGGATGCTTCAAGTCAGAAGGTGTTAACATCTGTTCAAGCTGTTACAACTCCCAAGGCCTCTGCCAAGGTTCTGATACCACTCAAACCTAAAGATACTCATTCTGTTAATGCCAGTGAAAAGTCTACTTCCACTTCTCCTGGGGATCTATTAGGCCTGGCTAACTATGCGTCAGATGATGAGGATGACAACGAAATCCAGAGTTCTGATAAACAAAAGCCCAAAGAGCATGGAAATGGAAAATCACGTGAAGAATCCGAGGATCATGATAGATCTCCTGCCAACCTGGAgaaaaatcctcaaaaaatGAGTCCCAATGTCGGCACTGATGACAGGTCAACTAGATATTCTGCACATGAAGATGCTGGGGGCTCCTTTAAGACTGAATCTAGAGTTCCAGAGGATAAGATGCCAGGTGGGAAGGATGCTGTGAAAACTGAAAAGACATCCCAGACTCCTGACTGCAAAAAGACTAAGATAGATCATTCCAGAAGCGAAGACAAAAGAGATAAGCCAGATAAGAGCGGTAAACGTGAAGTTAGAAAGGGTTCTGGCACAAATGATAATGGTATGTATACAAGCTCAAAGGACAGAAAAACTGAGATAGATGAAGGAAACCATGGGAATCATGAGGAAAGACTAGCTAGAAAGGAAAAAGTGGGTGATCTAGATGGTTCAAAAGATATTGTGAAGGAGAAAAGCCGTAAGTCCGGGGAAAAAGCCAAGGAATCTGACTCAAGGAAAAGGCCCTCGCCTTCTAATGTcaaggaagaaaggaaggaaaaaGGAAGGGACAGCAGAGCTGGTGTTGCCATAGATAATGgtagaaagagagagagaacgaaggatgaaaaaagagaaaaatctaGACGTAAAGATGAAAGGGGCTCCAGCAGACGTAAAAGGCATCGTTCATCTTCTAATGATAGCAGGGGTAGAGAGAGCAAGGACAAGTCAACCCGTGCCAATGATCCCAGTGATGAATCTTCAGATGATTCTAGAaggttcatttttattttctttttgtgatGCAATAATTTGACCCTCACGTAATAGCTCATCTTTTTCTTGTGGAGTGCAGGAAGGCGCAACCAAATAGACACAGATCTCCATCACCACTAAGGTCAAGGAAAAGGTATTTTTTGAAGGGTCTGGATGCTATAAAGTCTAATTGTTTCCATTAACTCAAAAAGCTCAAGATCATATGTTTTATTTCACTAATTATTTCACTATTTGTTGGTCATCATCTTCCGCCTCCCTGGGAATTGacatctttttttcttattttttatttgaaactgGTAACTTTAGTCTTATATATCCACAGGTATACTACAACAAAAGATGTAGCTCCCCATCAAAAGTGCTACAACTTGTAGAAAAGACGGTCTTAATCTCCACTAGTACCTGTAAACAATCTAGCACATCAAATATGTTTTCTGTCCTAGTTAATATATCTTCttaataccaaaaataaaaaagagctAAGCAATTCATTTTGATCTTCTGTAAGCTGTTCTGCACATTCTCAGAACTCCTGTTGTTTCTGTCTTTCCGAAGTGTCCACTGAATGCATGGTGGGACAAGTTTCCATCTCTTCTCTTTATCTGAAGAATTCCCATCTCTATTCCAGCTGCTTGGAACTCCTTTAGTGCTCCATGGTTTCACCCATCTTATCCCCTGTAGACTGATGAACATTCTCCATATCTGGTCTGTCCGTGTACAATGCAGAAAAAGTTGGTTAATTGTCTCTGCATGCTCTCCACATAAAGTACATCTAGGGGCCAACTGATAGCCTCTTTTGTTTAAACTTTCATGAGTCAAAACTGCTTCTTTTGTCAACAACCACAAGAAACTGTTTACTTTATAGGGTGCTTTTTGTTTCCAGATCATCTTCAATGGCCAATCTGTATTGACCTTCGGTGTCATTCTTCCAAATCGGCAAGTCCTTTTCAATGAGGTTGCTGAATGAGCCTACTGAATCTTGAAAATCTGTCACTTTGTCTATCTCCCTGTCATGAAGGTTCCCTCTTAGGAACAAATTCCATCCTTGTCCTGTTCACGTTGTAGCCACAGAGTCCTGCTAAGTTGTTCGGTCTCTTCAAATTGCTACTGCACCCgtgtcggatcctccaaaaatgcactacttttggaggatctCACACGCACCAGTCGATGTTtctgaagagtccgagcaacatagatgGCGTGTTGATGTTGgcataaaataaacaaataggAACTGCCCCATTCCATTTGTCCTCTCAGAAGGATGTCTTAAAACCACTCCCACTTCTACCCTAGTTCTATAATATAGCACTGGCCATAAATTTCTGATTTCCCTCCAAACAGTGCATTTGTACGGAGTATGTACCATTTTAGTCATCCACGTATCTTCTATACCATATTTTGCTGTGATGACCTCTTTCCAGAGCATGTGTTCTTCATTTGGTAACTTCCACAACCACTTCATCATTAGGCTGTGATTTTGTTTCCTCTGTTTTTTTATGCCTAGACCTCCTGTATTCTTACTCACTATCAGTTCCTCCCATTTAACTAGATGGAACTTCTTCTTATCTTCACTGCCTTGCTATAGGAAATTTCTTTAAAGGGCATCAATGCTCTTAGATACATTGTCAGGTATAGAAAGGatatacatcatataagagGGTAATGCATTAATCACACTGTTGATTAAAGTCAATCTTCCTCCCCAGGACAAGTACTGGCGCTTCCAGTTAGTAAGTCTCTTTCCACATTTCTCCAGGACCCCATTCCATATGCCTTTGGATGTGCTTTTAGCTCCCAAAGGCATGCCTAGGTAAGTCATTGGGAGCTGCCCAACCTTGCCTCCTCGTTTACTGGGCAAAATATCTGTAGTAAGCACACTGTTGATAGGATAGATGAAGCTCTTCCCCCAGTTTATGTTAAGACAAGAGACAGcttcaaaaatgacaaaaataaccCTCAATATCTGAATTAACTGTTCACTACTTAATTGGGTATTTGGGTTAGTAATGTGAGGGGGGTTGTCTGAGAGTCCCGAACCTAAATAATGGACAGAAAAACACTTGACCACAATAAAATGTCAgaataaaatttacatctttTACATATAGTGCACTAATTTAGTGTGCTATATGAGACTTGGATAAGGGCCTTCTTAAAAATACGTTCCACGTATTTTCCATTGTTTCCTAGCACTCTAGTACTATTTAGGTTCCACACTCTAGTActgttttcctttttctttttgcgTTGTTTTCCTTTGATCGTTAACTCCATTGTTTACTATTTCTACTGTATGCAAGCATTTCTGATTTCCTGTCTATCTTCCACTCaacaaggtatgtgagtcttACAGATATTGTGGGAGCAAACTAACATCAGGCAATGATCTAGCAGACAACTTTCTGCTGAATGAAATAAAAGACTTTGGCACATACTAAAAGTTTCTGCGGATCTTGTGGATTTAAACATGCTAAAGTTAGACTTCCATATATAGGAAAGTGTCACTCTTTTCGGAAAAGATTCCAGACTTTAAAGGAGCGTcctaaaaaatgaaatgaagcatTTGTGTTCTTTTTATTCAGAGGAGAACTTCAACTGAAGCTAGTAAAGACCTTACTTTAAAGTTTATTAGTAAATATATAACTAGTGTGATGAATTATTTCATGAAGAACATCCATGGAGGTGTGGACTAATGAAAACAACACATTCCCATGGAAAAGACTGCACGGTTGAGTCACTACTAATTAAATGTGCTTAGGAGGCTGCACAACAAAAGGCATGATGAGGGTTTACTCGTTACATCCTGGTACTTGTGGGTCAAAACAGCTAAGCACACAACAGAGTAATCCTACTTCCCCTTGTGAGTGAATTAAAATAGCTGATAGTTTGGACTTGCAATAAGAGCTAATATCAGAAGAAAATACTGAATAATGTGTCACTGCCACTGTCTCCTAAGATGGATTTCTGTTAGTTTCATCATGGTGTTATTACCTGGTTTAATAGTTTGTTACAATCAATTTAGCATCACTAATTTGTAGTGCGTCTCGACATATCTTTGCAAGTGTTGTACATGTCATCTATCTGATTTAACATCTAAACATTTTGTAGAGTTAGAAACTCGATAGGTTATTCACCCACTTAATGATGCATTGCCCTTTTTGGACGAGTACTCCCTCGGTGTTGTTTGTATCATTTAACATATTAACAGTACTAATGCCATTTagcttataaataaaatactaataccATGTATTCTAGTAATCAATACATTGATTACTCAAATTGTGTACTCTGTTGTCACCTGCTATTTGCTTATGCCATAGTGAGTGGTCCCTGTGGACATGATTATTAGTCTTATATTTTAGATGCCTAtgccattaaaaaaaaaactaaaatgcTTGATAGAGAACTCCTATTTATGTTACTTACGTAAAAGATTCATAATTAGGGTATTTGCTTGTGATTCCAAATTGCTATGCTCATGTCTTGTGAATTCCTTTAAGGTGGTTTTTGTGGGGTGATGTGTTATGTCAAGAAAATTTATAGGAGTTGGACCATTTCTTTGTTGAATTTCCTTCATGCTGATTTTAGCCCTATGAATGAATTACCCGAATCTTTTAGAAGGGATGACTTCTAGTTGAATTTTGTGAGGTTTACTTTTCACACGGAATATTTAGGTAAGCTTTAAAGTTTCCATGATGTGTTTCATCAGTAGTGTCTCCTTAGATAGTTTGattcattttcaaatgattAGAAGGATTAtgcaattttattttcaagttaTAATTTTGCAGTAAATTATTAGGACTCAGCTGCTGGAAGTTATTTAAAAGGGTTACAAATTCCGCAATTAAAGTTGTTTTAGAATTGTTTACCAAACGAGTAGAGTCGTTTACTTCATCAAGTTGAAGTTGACTTAAGTGTAAATGAAATTCCCGTCACAGGGTTTCCCCAACATCAATAATTTCCTTTTGATGGCCGTGGTGTCCGGGCCAACTTTCctgcacctcgactaattccacaGGATACCTTACCACCTCCCACCAGCAAAAGGTACCGGTAACTCTCTACACCAATGCTAGGACAGATGCGAgcattcatttatatataaatctAGGCAAACACTATGGGGGTGGTTATAGTGGGTGGGAGGGAAGGAGGGAGTGGGGGTAGGGTTGAAACTGTCAGTTTGAGAGTTGGTGAATGTTTCCCCTCTTGGTAGAGAAGGCATTATTCTGAAAATGTTGGAAAATGAGTTTatgaggaaaacatttttccaAACATATAAACCACCCAATCATGGAAAAATTGGAAACAtgtttcctccataccaaacacaccctcaGCACCATTAATTATA
The window above is part of the Solanum pennellii chromosome 5, SPENNV200 genome. Proteins encoded here:
- the LOC107020193 gene encoding AF4/FMR2 family member 4 isoform X3, which gives rise to MDFQHQHPYNRPPPPPPPPPLPPPSMADPHYQLPHSQRPPVPAPGSWYSNQFQYHPTPQQSPPPPPPPPQLQQWGPPPPPPPPFPGPPQGAYPHHHIQQQAQYPPPLPPRPHIPQSSPHGNQDWGSMNWGQQQNWGNSVAPSNEDWAAKARAWAADKAANDHQHQNSQFTHDSRPEQQSHYYEQYTQSADQHLQDMQQPPVLPSSNHHSITPVAPPQRPSFGHSQEPSFFSPGQSPYVLPYTARDGNFTGDSVASFPQQGNSSISPLVHQQEVPSSYSSIAGKEEVGNRHEAFYGSSPLPANSSHHHHAQLMPAPNKAAVMEERHYVMGPDLSDQPLDFAPRFSHEHDRHSQPYYVRADSGGSVGGADPVSTMPSNYVWPSSAAPGSAYPPLPPMPPVDPSVVGASPAPEHTASLFGRAQSSSFHPTVPSVGAHFGVGSGAALHPAAAFPADAYGISDRPKKAAVPNWLREEIIKKKAVITTSTAELPKEDSQSIEDEGVNKSYRKGDQADSKSIDSSRSTEDDDDDEVEVEAARTAAMNQEIKRVLTEVLLKVTDELFNEIATRVLSEEDLSVDVEQKTDASSQKVLTSVQAVTTPKASAKVLIPLKPKDTHSVNASEKSTSTSPGDLLGLANYASDDEDDNEIQSSDKQKPKEHGNGKSREESEDHDRSPANLEKNPQKMSPNVGTDDRSTRYSAHEDAGGSFKTESRVPEDKMPGGKDAVKTEKTSQTPDCKKTKIDHSRSEDKRDKPDKSGKREVRKGSGTNDNGMYTSSKDRKTEIDEGNHGNHEERLARKEKVGDLDGSKDIVKEKSRKSGEKAKESDSRKRPSPSNVKEERKEKGRDSRAGVAIDNGRKRERTKDEKREKSRRKDERGSSRRKRHRSSSNDSRGRESKDKSTRANDPSDESSDDSRRKAQPNRHRSPSPLRSRKRHVSRSPHSKHTQRRRSPYPASESIRGRRSRSRSRSRSPNRRRR
- the LOC107020193 gene encoding uncharacterized protein LOC107020193 isoform X2, translated to MDFQHQHPYNRPPPPPPPPPLPPPSMADPHYQLPHSQRPPVPAPGSWYSNQFQYHPTPQQSPPPPPPPPQLQQWGPPPPPPPPFPGPPQGAYPHHHIQQQAQYPPPLPPRPHIPQSSPHGNQDWGSMNWGQQQNWGNSAPSNEDWAAKARAWAADKAANDHQHQNSQFTHDSRPEQQSHYYEQYTQSADQHLQDMQQPPVLPSSNHHSITPVAPPQRPSFGHSQEPSFFSPGQSPYVLPYTARDGNFTGDSVASFPQQGNSSISPLVHQQEVPSSYSSIAGKEEVGNRHEAFYGSSPLPANSSHHHHAQLMPAPNKAAVMEERHYVMGPDLSDQPLDFAPRFSHEHDRHSQPYYVRADSGGSVGGADPVSTMPSNYVWPSSAAPGSAYPPLPPMPPVGSQVDPSVVGASPAPEHTASLFGRAQSSSFHPTVPSVGAHFGVGSGAALHPAAAFPADAYGISDRPKKAAVPNWLREEIIKKKAVITTSTAELPKEDSQSIEDEGVNKSYRKGDQADSKSIDSSRSTEDDDDDEVEVEAARTAAMNQEIKRVLTEVLLKVTDELFNEIATRVLSEEDLSVDVEQKTDASSQKVLTSVQAVTTPKASAKVLIPLKPKDTHSVNASEKSTSTSPGDLLGLANYASDDEDDNEIQSSDKQKPKEHGNGKSREESEDHDRSPANLEKNPQKMSPNVGTDDRSTRYSAHEDAGGSFKTESRVPEDKMPGGKDAVKTEKTSQTPDCKKTKIDHSRSEDKRDKPDKSGKREVRKGSGTNDNGMYTSSKDRKTEIDEGNHGNHEERLARKEKVGDLDGSKDIVKEKSRKSGEKAKESDSRKRPSPSNVKEERKEKGRDSRAGVAIDNGRKRERTKDEKREKSRRKDERGSSRRKRHRSSSNDSRGRESKDKSTRANDPSDESSDDSRRKAQPNRHRSPSPLRSRKRHVSRSPHSKHTQRRRSPYPASESIRGRRSRSRSRSRSPNRRRR
- the LOC107020193 gene encoding uncharacterized protein LOC107020193 isoform X4: MDFQHQHPYNRPPPPPPPPPLPPPSMADPHYQLPHSQRPPVPAPGSWYSNQFQYHPTPQQSPPPPPPPPQLQQWGPPPPPPPPFPGPPQGAYPHHHIQQQAQYPPPLPPRPHIPQSSPHGNQDWGSMNWGQQQNWGNSVAPSNEDWAAKARAWAADKAANDHQHQNSQFTHDSRPEQQSHYYEQYTQSADQHLQDMQQPPVLPSSNHHSITPVAPPQRPSFGHSQEPSFFSPGQSPYVLPYTARDGNFTGDSVASFPQQGNSSISPLVHQQEVPSSYSSIAGKEEVGNRHEAFYGSSPLPANSSHHHHAQLMPAPNKAAVMEERHYVMGPDLSDQPLDFAPRFSHEHDRHSQPYYVRADSGGSVGGADPVSTMPSNYVWPSSAAPGSAYPPLPPMPPVGSQVDPSVVGASPAPEHTASLFGRAQSSSFHPTVPSVGAHFGVGSGAALHPAAAFPADAYGISDRPKKAAVPNWLREEIIKKKAVITTSTAELPKEDSQSIEDEGVNKSYRKGDQADSKSIDSSRSTEDDDDDEVEVEAARTAAMNQEIKRVLTEVLLKVTDELFNEIATRVLSEEDLSVDVEQKTDASSQKVLTSVQAVTTPKASAKVLIPLKPKDTHSVNASEKSTSTSPGDLLGLANYASDDEDDNEIQSSDKQKPKEHGNGKSREESEDHDRSPANLEKNPQKMSPNVGTDDRSTRYSAHEDAGGSFKTESRVPEDKMPGGKDAVKTEKTSQTPDCKKTKIDHSRSEDKRDKPDKSGKREVRKGSGTNDNGMYTSSKDRKTEIDEGNHGNHEERLARKEKVGDLDGSKDIVKEKSRKSGEKAKESDSRKRPSPSNVKEERKEKGRDSRAGVAIDNGRKRERTKDEKREKSRRKDERGSSRRKRHRSSSNDSRGRESKDKSTRANDPSDESSDDSRRKAQPNRHRSPSPLRSRKRGRRSRSRSRSRSPNRRRR
- the LOC107020193 gene encoding uncharacterized protein LOC107020193 isoform X1, producing the protein MDFQHQHPYNRPPPPPPPPPLPPPSMADPHYQLPHSQRPPVPAPGSWYSNQFQYHPTPQQSPPPPPPPPQLQQWGPPPPPPPPFPGPPQGAYPHHHIQQQAQYPPPLPPRPHIPQSSPHGNQDWGSMNWGQQQNWGNSVAPSNEDWAAKARAWAADKAANDHQHQNSQFTHDSRPEQQSHYYEQYTQSADQHLQDMQQPPVLPSSNHHSITPVAPPQRPSFGHSQEPSFFSPGQSPYVLPYTARDGNFTGDSVASFPQQGNSSISPLVHQQEVPSSYSSIAGKEEVGNRHEAFYGSSPLPANSSHHHHAQLMPAPNKAAVMEERHYVMGPDLSDQPLDFAPRFSHEHDRHSQPYYVRADSGGSVGGADPVSTMPSNYVWPSSAAPGSAYPPLPPMPPVGSQVDPSVVGASPAPEHTASLFGRAQSSSFHPTVPSVGAHFGVGSGAALHPAAAFPADAYGISDRPKKAAVPNWLREEIIKKKAVITTSTAELPKEDSQSIEDEGVNKSYRKGDQADSKSIDSSRSTEDDDDDEVEVEAARTAAMNQEIKRVLTEVLLKVTDELFNEIATRVLSEEDLSVDVEQKTDASSQKVLTSVQAVTTPKASAKVLIPLKPKDTHSVNASEKSTSTSPGDLLGLANYASDDEDDNEIQSSDKQKPKEHGNGKSREESEDHDRSPANLEKNPQKMSPNVGTDDRSTRYSAHEDAGGSFKTESRVPEDKMPGGKDAVKTEKTSQTPDCKKTKIDHSRSEDKRDKPDKSGKREVRKGSGTNDNGMYTSSKDRKTEIDEGNHGNHEERLARKEKVGDLDGSKDIVKEKSRKSGEKAKESDSRKRPSPSNVKEERKEKGRDSRAGVAIDNGRKRERTKDEKREKSRRKDERGSSRRKRHRSSSNDSRGRESKDKSTRANDPSDESSDDSRRKAQPNRHRSPSPLRSRKRHVSRSPHSKHTQRRRSPYPASESIRGRRSRSRSRSRSPNRRRR